TGGGTTGATAAGTGAAAGCTCGTCAAAGATAGGGCGACTGATGAATGTTATGAACCCATCCTGGCACTTGGCTACGTCCGTGGCATCTGGGTCGCAACACGGGGAGATTCGTAATCCCAtctctttttccttctttccctGAGCGCGTCACACCATTGAAAGAAAAGATTTTGACACCCGGCAGATTGTACACCCAACTGAAGGCCTGCATTAGAAGTTGTAAACGTCAGTCTATGAAGTGTGTAGTCAATGACGGGTTCCATCTTCCACGTTTTGTGTGTTAGATTAAAGCTGTACTGTCGAAAAGCAAAGGCCATTGATGGTATCGAAGGCATGCAATCGCGTCCCGTCGCTGTCAATTCCTCCCTAATGTTGCGGCAAATCGTTTCCATCTCTCTGAGTTTTTTCCAAGCGCAGTGTGATAGGTAACTGTACTCCACTTTCGCATGAAGGCCCCAGGCTGTATCTTTTCCACATGCGTATGGCTCCATTCCAGCGCACCTGATTAAAGAACTCTGTCTGGACGGCTTTTGAGTACAAGTAGTGCTGGCGCCACTCCACTGCTGCATGTCTGCAAGTTGCCGCACGCGAGTTATGAAAGAACAAAATTAGTGGATCCGATTCACCCAAAAGCACCGCATGATGGCTTTATGCATGAAGGTACAATAATAGAAAAACGCGCATCCGTCTTTGAACCGGTGTGCCAATCTCAGTGCAGAAGTATCTTAGCATTCGGGATATCCCTGAGAGAGCAGGGAAACAGTGGCAATATGTTCATGAAGTGGTTCATTGCTTGACGAAGACACGAGCACCTTGGCCGTAGTAAAATCCATACACATGTTTAGTGAAGAGCTCGCCACTGCCTGTCTTTCTGGCATAATAGTGcacggctgcagcagaagccgTTCCGTATTTAGCGTCAGAACGGCGGTGCTGGAGCATCAGTGCCTATAACGTTGAAGTTCGTCAGTCTTCAGCTACAGATACACACAGCTTATAGAACGCTGAGCACGTGATAAATGCCTCCAACCGAGTAATAAATGTTTGTAACTAGGTATGCTTTTTCCAGGGCAGGAAGAAGATATTCTTGCTGGCATATCCAGAAGCTTTACCGCCAGCACACCGCAGGCTGTATGGCGGATGCCGCGGCAAAGACACGACTAGCGATCACGTAcgcggccgagggcgcgcgagcacAAGAGCTCGCACAACCGAGCAAAGCAACGTGCAATTTTGTCACCACAGCAAACAGTACTCCCATTGGAGGCGTTCGATATCGAGAAAGCCCGTACTGCAATGGCTTTGCCTGCAAGCAATGCAGCGTTCCTAACGACGAGGTGCGTCGTACTCACCCGACATCGGCGCTTCGCAGGCATGCCTTCGCAAGCAACACAAGGTCCTTAGCATCTTCCTCGGTGTCCTCTTCGGCACCCATGCGCGTTCTGCTTGATACATGTGCGAACTGAACGATGTTTTGGTCTCCATTCGGGAAGCTGGTTTTTTCTCCCAAAGTGCTGTACAAAGAGGACATCTGTCGCCGGAGGCGGAACCGACTCACAAACTCATAGTGGAAGAAGATGTCTGTCTCCAGCACGAGCTCGATAATGTATTTGCGGAACTCCTGAAAAGCCCGTCGAACGACAGGGAAGACCCACAGAAGGGTAATGGTTTGCCTGAGGCGTGTAGTACCGCGCGTGCGTGCAAGTGGCAAGTAGTGCCAGTGTGGAGGAGAGACATGTGTCGGACATGGCCTGACAACACCTGGATCAACAAAGGTTTTCCGCTGATACGGAAGCTAAAACAGTTTCTACCTATCCGTGGAGCAGAGCCTGTGAGAACTAATGTGGGTCAGACCGTGTAGCCGTGTTAGAGCTGCGATCTAATGGCCACGCTCAGGCAGGTCAACAGTAAAAAGTAACGATGGGAAGTTTCGACGCACAGACCCGGACTGCTGTTTGGCCACGTCATTCAGTGTTCCTCAAACTCTATGATCGCTTCCGCAGCACCTGCGTCACGGGCCTGTGACTATGAAAGCCTATCAGCCGAGCCTAACCTTCTTGTCCTCCGGGAGGAACGCCTCAGCAATATTGACTTCGTCATTGCCGCGTGAATTCATTATCCGGAAGGCTAAAGCGGAGTGAAAACTCTCCAATACAGACTGCAGCCAAGCACGACAGCACACTGGACGTCGTCCCAGATCTATACACTTTAAGAGGGGCCCATGGCAATCAGTCGATTTTGATCAAAACCATTGGGATGTTCCGCATCAGCACACGGCGCCCTGGCCCTTCTCCCATGTCTTCCTTAAAGCACACTTTTCCGCGTTATTTAGATGGAGCGACAGCAGGGGCACCTGCTGTGCTGGAAGCCCAGAGCGTGGGTCATGAGACAGACACGAATGAATATTGAGGACGATAATGCCTGGGATTTTCGATGTAATCCGGCAACAGATAGGGTGCCCCGACTCTCTGTTGCCTACCACGAGATGCCACCATGCAGTAGAGGCTCCTGAAAAGCTCTTCAGAGGACCTCACGTTTACTGGTGCGTGATATCGACCGCGCTTCAGGCACTAACCCTGTCATTGTAGGTGATTGCCAGGGGATGGCTGCTGTTCACCACGTAGTTGTTGTTCATGCCAAAGTGACCGACGTCATGCACAAGGGCACCGACTATTATGGCTGCCTGGTGTAAAGGTCTGTACCTGCATGCAAACGAGCAACAACGGGGCTCCGGCCATTAGCTCAACCGGTAGTGGTATACGGTTTCTCGCTCCGAGAGTAGGCCAAGGACGCAACTTGCACATCTGGATGTTAACTTTGCGCTGGGCATCTAACCCTCATTTTATGCGCGTCACCGAGCAGAGGAGCGCCGCCCGAATACACAAGTGCATCCGTGCGAAAACGGGAGGCTGCCACGCTATTCTTCAGGAAGCTGCGTGGCTGATTGAGCAGGGACACCGCGCTGCCTACActgtccgcgccgctctgcttGTGTTAAAGTCAGACAGCTGACGTATCCGACAGGCCTCGATTCCCAGTCTACGCCCCGCACGGCGCTGACGTCACACCTCTGGGCTCATCTGGCCAGGTGTGGCTCACATTTGCCAAGCGTGGCAGGCGCAAAGAAGGAAAACCACCATGTGCGCGACCGCTGCGCCGTGTTGCTCATTGTGGTACGGGTTGTGTCGGTacctgcgagagagaggtaCTGCACAGTCACCGCCATCTTCCTACCGAGCTATGGGAGACGGGTGCAGCGAGGTGAGTCATATTGGCTCATGAGAGCAGTCGCATGCAGTGTTCTGTGCTGTTTTATCCTTTTTTGGGGGTGTTGAGACCAAAATGTGGGAACAGCGACACACAGCCCGTACCGGTCTGGTTGAAGATCGTGCTGGTGGGAAGGTGCACAAGAACACAAGGTACCCACGGCATCCCCTCCCAAGTAGAAATGTGTATACGCGTGTTGCTCGTGACACCATCAAGCAATTTAACTGCCGCACCTCTGTGAGACTTCTCCGAGGAAGTTGCGCCATGTGACACTGCGTAGATGAAGGGCAGGTTCGTGCTGAGAAAGAAACCGGCTGCAATCGGTCCAGCCACAGCATACTCAAACACACTTTCCAGAGTGAGCGCTCTAGCCGAATGAAAGGCTCATGCTCCACTGATTTCGACATTCAAAGAGTGTGGGAGCGGGCTGGCTGCCGGAACGCCAATCCGCAGCGTAGCGATTGCTGGAACCTATGAGCGGCAGTTGTGGCATCGAGAGAAACACGCATCTTCTACGATAGTAGACTTTGGAGATGACAGCTGAGCGCGGCTGGGTCACTACCATAGTCGAAGTGGTGAAAGCAAACTCGAACACTTCTGTACTTGAATTGTGCTACCCCAACAGTATTTCCCCAAAACAAAAATCACCTTACTGCCGCAGCCAGAAGCCCGCCGCCATCAATGTCATCCGGTTGGTCTTCTTGCATAACTCAAACATATCTAAATCCCAGTCCACTCCAACACCCTCGACCAGGCTGCGGATAGTGTCGTCAATCGATTCCAGGGCAGATACCGAACCAGATCGCTCTGTACGTAGTACATTTGCTGCTGTATCTTCTGCAGTCCGAGTAGAGGCGCTAGACTGTCCGGGTCGCCCCTGCGAGTCGTGGAGGCTCCCCAGAAGCGTACTCTCttgccgcgcggaggccgccaaCCCAAATGTGGATGCCAGAGCATTTCCGAATTCTCTGAAACCAGAGACACGCGACCCAGTCCAGACCATGGAATGAAATTTCAGGGAAAGTCGTTCCGTCAACAAGAACTCCGGGCGCATTTTTCGAGGAAGTATTACAATATCTACACTCTTCGCGGGGCTTATCATCAACGGAGCAAGAACATGCCCCCTCTCCGCGTGATGCGACGAATCCCATGTCATGGAACCACGGCACCGCGCTGGCAGTCTCACTGAAATGCCTCTGGCAAGTTCCTGATGGCAACCCGAATGTGAAGCAATCCATGCGACGATGTATAGAGTTTCTCACCGATAAGctgtttttctgctttcctcgATTGTACGTCGTCCGCCTGAGGGGTACTGCTTCCGGCGGTATGCCTTTACTGGGTTTGAAAGAGCATCTTCTGCTGGCGGCAGTggcttcggcgtcgtcgaTTCCGAGGTCCCGCGCTGCGcttgtttttctttctgcctCCTTGCCCTCCATCCTGTGTCCTCCGCTGCATCACCACTGGTGGTTTCTGAAGCCGGGGCAGGCAAGGCAAAAGGGAATCATTTCTCACTCGACTTCTTGCGCACTTCTGAGCTGGGAGACATGTGCGGTAATACTGGGTTGAGGCAGTCTGCGGTCTCATTCTGAAGAGGAACAAGAACGGTAATATCCTGTGTCATATCCGACAGCTTAGCAAAGAACCTAAAGTGACAAGGACTAGGAACGATCTGTTCCCGCCCTCATCACGGAGGGGGTTCCAGATGTTATTTCTGCCACTCACTTGCACCCTGCTGGATGCTGTTGAGTCGGAAAGTCAGTACCTTTGCGGCTCTTGTCCAGCGCAATCTGCActgccgctggcgtctcTTGTGACGCTTTGGATGGTGGGGAGGCCTGTCTATTGTGCGGGACGGTGACTCCTTCCGTGTcggcagaggacgcagaaggtCCCTCCTCCAGGTAGAAGAGGAACGGGTCAGTCGCAGCATGCTCATCGAAAAGGGACAACTTGATTTCAGCTCGCGTCAAGTACAAGATGCAGTTGTAGAGAGCTTGCGTTGTTGTGACACCCTTCCCAGGCGAATAGAGCTGCTCCGACAGGAGACGCTGGAAAATAACATGCAAGGAGGGAAGCAGGGCTCGCTGGATGTTGAGAGTGCAGCTTTCATGCAAAACTGTGGTGACTCGTTCAATGACGTGGTGTCGATAGGTGGCAGCACGCCATCGAACTTGATGCAGCCGCCTCTGCTCTCCCATCCGAGTCGAATACGAGCTGGCTGCGTTGGAAGTCACACGGTACAAAGAAGAGAATTCAGCAGTACAGAGGAGGTTCCACAACTCCGCTCATTCGAGTTCTGTATCTTCCACGACATTCCTCAGGACGACGAACCTCGCATTCCTTGACGCAATAGaaggcgtcctccgccggtGACGCTTGGATGAAACGTGCGGCTTCATCTTCAAACAGCCTAAGTTGCCCGGCGGCCTGCAGACAGGGTTTGCCAAGCAGCTGCACTTGACTCCTGACCGAGGGTGAGGGAGCGAGCAAAATTCAGGCGAGCGGCGTTCTCTCGGTGCACCTAGCAATATGCGTGAGACACCGTAACGTGTGGCTGCGCGGTACAAATGCGATGCCAGGACCCGAAGAGCATTGCCATATATGATTTATCTTATTTTATGTCGACTCAGCAATTATGAGCGCGTACGCTTGCTCCGAGGTGTGAAGCTCCACCTTACGAGATCCTAGCTCCGCCGACACTTGTTCACCCCCCCGTGCGCTTGTCACCAAAGTGGTTTTCTCTGTTCCAGCTCAACGCTAGAATGGTGTGAAGTACCCAGAACTGACTTGTTCACTACAGGAGACTCCACGTGAGATTTATGAGAGATGACTAGCGGGGTTCACGGCAGATCCTGGGCCGCCTTACAAATCGATATTCAAGGTACCGCAGCCGCCTGTAAATCTCCAGCCTTCGCACTGTGAAATTTGCAATAATCATTGCGACGATGTTGAAGACTTGTAGCGGAATTCTGCTGCCTGTCAGAAAAAGACATTCACACCAACATTTCAACATCCTGTGTGCTGGCACCAATGGGTGAGTGATCGAGTGCTAGTCGGCTTCTGTCGGTAGCATCCTTCCACGCCTCCGCGATCAAAATCTTTCCTAAGAATATGGAATTCATTTTCCCAAGCAGTGAAAAGTGATGTTTGTTAGAATGATGCTGATTATGGACGGTTTATGGGCAGCTGGGAGGTAAGAAGTGGGCACCCTCTATCCAGCTAGAGCCAGTCTCGGGGTCAAGGCGGGTGCGCGTCAAAGGGGATGAACCCCACGCCAGGGATGTGCCTGAAAGTTGTTATTGCCATGCAATTCAAGATGGCGTTGTGTGCAAGGACTGTGAAGAAAGTCAACCAGAAATATGTATTGtgaagaaagagagcgagacgggaCTCGAACCCGCAACCTCCGCCtccggagggcgacgcgctaTCCATTGCGCCACTCACTCTGACTTCAACGCTTTGCAGGCCTGGTGGACGGTGGAGGCTACGGAGTCGTTCTTCCACTGCTACTAGCGCGAAACTATAGTCTCAGCACTTTCATCAGAAGTCATCTAGAGGAATTCGGCTGCTGCATGCCTCACCCCAAATCTCTATATACCAAAGAAGGCTGGAGGAGCGTACCAGCACTGGGGCCACAGCCGGTATGTGGAGAGAATCGTGCTTGGCATTCACTCGTGACGGTGAGATGAAGAACTTACATGGAGGGAGCTTCGTTGGAAGGATAGAGACGGAGACGACAACCGACAACGACTCGACGATGGTGATGAGGGCAAACTTTGGCCACTCTATCCCACCCAGTATAGCAGAGAACAGGAGGAACGGCACAATGGTTGTCCAGCCGATCTCGCCCTCAAAAGTAGGAAGTAACCGGCCGCCTGCTTGGCCAAGCATTCTTGCCACGCGAATAGCTGCATGAACCACATGTTGTAGAGATAATAGAAGCAACAAATGATCCGTGATACACAGGAGAGTGAGAGGCTCTGCAGTGATTCAGACCACACGTAGCAGTTCACTTAATACACTAGGCTGTCTTGTCGCCTCTCTTCCCACACCCTCTCCTCCTGCAACTCGAAATGACTTAGAATGCGTAGCCTATCGCCCCCCACTACTCTCAAGTTCATCTCTGCGTAGAGGAGGCAGTAGCAAATCTGGAACGACAGTCCGCCAATGCATTATGCATGTGTTTCACTTCTCAGATATGCGCATTGTTCGCAGCCATCCCAGTCAACAAGCCCCGGCCATGCCAGTACAGGACTTGAGTGCTCGAACGAGAAACAGCCTCCTAAGCTTACGTTCACTGAACGCGACGGATGCGAACACTGCCCAGCAGCACCACAGTGTGAACACAGCTCGAAACTTCAACCGTAAAGGCGGACAGCAATAGGCAACGACGACGATTATGGTAGTAGGGCAAATTGTGAGCAATGGAAGGGTGTAGGAGTTTGAACAGTCTTTGCACACGAAGTAGCAGTACACAAGAAATACTGATATTTCAAGTCATTTGAATTCATGCACGGAAAACCAACCGATTATTTGTTTAAAGGGCCGTAGGGGTGACGAATCATTTCCTGCCAAGGGAGTCGTGGCCGGACAGTTGGCGCGGCGAAGTCGATTGAAGCGTGTACGCGGTAGCCAAAGTAAAATAGCATTGGGCGATCATCGACAGAAGGTCAAAGTGGAGAGCCGTGGCAGGGATTGCGGACGAGTAGTGGTGAATATGGTATAAACGCAGGACAGGAACACAGATACACATCGCTGAATGCAAAACTATCACTTAACGCTTTCTCAAACGGAAGGGGAGGGGCCTCTAGCCAAGCACGGCAGGGATCCGGGGGTACGCACGCGACAGGAAGGGTTCAAACAACCAGGCCCGAGGCAGCATGGGACGGCAGCACCCCTTTTGCTACATTCCTCCCTTGAAAAAGGTAGAGTATGGTCCAGATGTGGGTCGTTCGGTGTGGGTTGTTTCGCTTTCTACGGAGAAATGGCTTACCTGGCAGTGCGGCTGCCAAGCACAATAGGATCTTCACCACGAGTCCTGCGAAATAGTGCAGATCCTGTTTCGGGGACAAGCAAGCAATTCTGCTAATCTATATAATGCAGAGCAGTTGCTAGCAGCTTCGTGGGCGCGAACACTCTGTTGCGATCCTCATCAAGCGCAGCAGAGTCTTGCCACGGCGCAGAGAGTAGGGAGCTTGTGTGATGCCAGCTCTGCCTGACTACGGCAACGGCAGACGAGTCGGTATAGGAAGCCTCCTGCGCTGCGTATCAGCATTCACTGACTTCACGGACAAATAAAAAGAACCATTACTTTACCGCAGCAGTACCTTCAGCTTCCACTGATGCTCTAGATCCTTGTTCCCGAATGACAGCCAAAATGGGTGAATGAATGTGATGACTTCCTCGTGCTTCCACTTTGTCGCCACAATGTTTTTCAAGGTAAACCTGAGGCGCGACATCATATGTCAGAGTAAAAGAAGTTATGGAGTCGTGCCATGCGTTCTCTCCTTAGTTGCGCAGCTATTTGTAACTACATTCGCGTTACTGCGTGCTAAACACTTACCGTGCCTTTTCGTCGGTCTCCGCCTTGCTCCTGATGTAGTTTGCAGTGGAAACATCAAAGTGCGTAATCTTACCGCTTGACACAGAGTCTGGATGGGAAAAACTGGACTGGACCGACTGTCGACTGTGGAGAGTGAGGTCTTCGGATCGAGAGCTGACCCCGCTTGTGACTCGCCCATGGGGCGTCTGCGATGACGTCAAAGACGACGAACGCCTGCCGTCTGCCCCTGTGCGGCTTCGTTTCTGCGAAAACCTCTGCAGAGTTGACCGCTTCCATAACCCGAATACACCAAGTGGCGGTCCGCCTTCTCCAATAGCATCTTCGGTCGAGTGCCTTGGAACGGGGGAAGCGCCTGGCAAATCCGGCTCTATCAGGTTACGACCAGCCGCCTCAGCGTGATCTACCATCTCCTCTTTGATGACGGGCAAAAACAGATGAGGAGGATATGAAGCCGATGATTTTGCGTCGCCATCGGCGGGTGAGGAAGCTTCCTCATTTGACAAAGGCAGCGGCATTACGTCTACGAAGGAGGTTGCTCACTGTGACTTTGTCTCACACTCAGCGGGCAGAACGTCTACAGACTCAAACGGGATTGATGTGCAGCTGGCGGTACACGCAAGGCAGTATACGCTGTTCCGTCCAACTCGGTATTCTTGAGGCACCGTTGCAGCAAGATCGCCGTTTCCTCGCCCATCAGAGGCAACTCTAGATCATTTACCAGAGGCCACAGTTTTGAGTCATTGATGCTCAGGCGATCACGACAGTGCAGCCAGGCAGGGCGGAGGCACCGGAACGAGCTCTAGTCACGCACAGCCGTAGCGGCCCTCGTGCACGAAGCGCGGGCAGCCTCACGCATGTCTGTTTCTCGGCAGGGCGCCCTCGGGCAGCCCCTGCGGAACGTCCGTACGCTGCCATATTGGTGGTTCTCGGCAGCGCGACATCAGCACTTCTGGGCTAGGACTACACGTTCCCAACAATATATACTCCAGCATCACAGGATTTGAATATTAGGGGCTGATGAGGCTCATCGAAGCAATGGAGTGACGATGAGCTGACCGACACTTCGCTTGCTAGCTCGCCGCGGGCTGTTGTAGCAACTCAACATATCAGAAACTCTAACCTCTACTTCCATATCTCGAGTCACGCGGCCAGATCGCCGTAGTAAAATTTTGATATATCCTAGTGAATGAAGTCAAATGTACTTTGCACGAATGCAACCGCCAAACGGCAAGGTGATCCTCCACATTTCCAGCACGCGCTACTCACGAATGCTGAAGCGAAACAGTGGTTCACTCATGCTCTGACAGAAACGGAGTTCGTGGGCAACGCCCTCAAGTAAGCTTACGTACATTTCTTCGTCAATGTGAACCCAGTTGAACGAGAGATTATCTGCTGACGTGGAACGTATTGAGCACGTGGATCAACATTCCTACGCCCAGGATACGTCGGATGTACACAATGCTAGAGCGGTTTGCTTGTTGCTGGAGTGACTATTCGGAATGCTCCCACAAGAGAGTATAGGGAAGCCTACGGTACCGAAAGGATTTGCTGGCAGGTAGTGGAAAGAGTGCTGAGGGTAAAGCCTACTCATAGCTACAGTCTTTCCACCCCGCTTCGTCACCTCAGTGCGTACACATGTTGCCGCGGCGACTGTCACGGCACCGAACTGTTTCTGCGTTGTCAACGGTCATAGGCTAGGTCCGTTGCTCTGCGTGTGGATGCCCCAAATCCATAGCCCAGGCGGGGTGGTATCCTTGCCCTTGCGAAAGCATAGGAGTGCTGTGTTTTACCCCAAAAGCGAAGAATGAACATGGCCAACGACGAGTATTTCAGAGCTTGAGCCTGGGGGCGCAGGGTAACGCTGGTGTCCTGACCGTAAAAGAAGGGACACTAGGGAGAATAACGCATTCTCGCTCAATCGGGAAGGTGTAGAGGGAGTCTTTGTTATATGGCAGTCTGCGAGTCCCCTGTTCCTGCGACCTACAAATTCGATCCAGAGTACACCGATGCTCGTGGGTGCTCTTGGAAACAAAGGAATACCACAGACTGAGCGCTGCTCATCTGGCTGTGCCACAGGCGGTATGACACCCCTTGGTTTTTCTGTAGTAGAAACTCTCTGCAAGCTTTGGCGTGGAATCATCCTGTGTGGAACCTCCAGTGGCTACGATCCCGCCTGCCCTTGGGAGTGTGAGTATCGCGACTGGTGGGCGAAGGAatgcggcgagcgagagtcAGAAACCACCATCTCCTTTCCTAGTTGACTGAGCTTCGGAGTAATACCGTCATATAGTCGCACACGAAGTGAGGGTAAACACTACAGAAAAACCTCTGATGGTTCGATAACGTTTGTGAAGTTGATTATATTAGTGATCGGCGACACGTGACTGCGCGGCCTGCACCGAAATTTAGATGCCCCCGCTAGATCTGTGACGTCACGGTCTCAAACTGCAGTGTCTGCAGCAACACAAGCTATCGTCCTCTTGTAGGACTTGCGCCACTCTCTCGCTTGCGAGTAGCGGACTTTCCTCTAACTGCCACTGTGACCTATAGGCcatcttctcttcttcaaTGGTGGCAGACTGCCTCC
This DNA window, taken from Besnoitia besnoiti strain Bb-Ger1 chromosome III, whole genome shotgun sequence, encodes the following:
- a CDS encoding 3'5'-cyclic nucleotide phosphodiesterase domain-containing protein (encoded by transcript BESB_047650), encoding MLGQAGGRLLPTFEGEIGWTTIVPFLLFSAILGGIEWPKFALITIVESLSVVVSVSILPTKLPPCSRIPLQVFNIVAMIIANFTVRRLEIYRRLRYLEYRFAAGQLRLFEDEAARFIQASPAEDAFYCVKECERLLSEQLYSPGKGVTTTQALYNCILYLTRAEIKLSLFDEHAATDPFLFYLEEGPSASSADTEGVTVPHNRQASPPSKASQETPAAVQIALDKSRKETTSGDAAEDTGWRARRQKEKQAQRGTSESTTPKPLPPAEDALSNPVKAYRRKQYPSGGRRTIEESRKTAYREFGNALASTFGLAASARQESTLLGSLHDSQGRPGQSSASTRTAEDTAANVLRTERSGSVSALESIDDTIRSLVEGVGVDWDLDMFELCKKTNRMTLMAAGFWLRQYRHNPYHNEQHGAAVAHMVVFLLCACHAWQMYRPLHQAAIIVGALVHDVGHFGMNNNYVVNSSHPLAITYNDRSVLESFHSALAFRIMNSRGNDEVNIAEAFLPEDKKEFRKYIIELVLETDIFFHYEFVSRFRLRRQMSSLYSTLGEKTSFPNGDQNIVQFAHVSSRTRMGAEEDTEEDAKDLVLLAKACLRSADVGHAAVEWRQHYLYSKAVQTEFFNQGKKEKEMGLRISPCCDPDATDVAKCQDGFITFISRPIFDELSLINPSGAIMQKCVPLLNGNLATWNRIKAKGIQWDSDEALQEGLDLASG